Genomic window (Ananas comosus cultivar F153 linkage group 1, ASM154086v1, whole genome shotgun sequence):
CTGTTTTGTATTCGAGAGCTGCCGAGAGGAGTGGCCAGCAAGGGGAGAGTCATTTGTTCCAAGTGAAATATGTAGAGGGACCGAATTCGCGTCCTCCGTAACTCATCGAGCCGATTCAACTGGTTCGCATCCTTAACATTGAATCCTAGAGCCTTCAGGTTATTGAGCGTCTCCAACTCTTCGAATAGCGACGGCGGGTACTTCAAATCCACGCTGGAGTGGCATCCGCGCAAGTCCAGCATCTGAAGCGCCTCGAGTTCGCGTATAACACCTGCAGGAATTATCTGGACGTTGCTTTCACGCAGAATCAAGTACTCGAGGCTAGTCAGAAGTTTAAGATCCACAGGCAATTCCGGGATTTGATTGAACGACAAGTTGAGGTATCGAAGGGTGGTCAGCTGACATACATTTTCCGGGAAACAGTTGAGTTTATTGTGAGACAAATCTAGGTACGTGAGTGCCGCAAGGGAGGCAGAAGCCACGAGCGAAATTTCTCTTAGCTGATTACGTTGCAGCATCAAGGTTGTAAGTGCGGCGGGGGAAGAACTGCCAGGAGAGTCAAGAAATGCTTCAATCCTGTTATGCATTAACGACACGCGGTCGGTCTCGCCCCAAACAATTCCCGTCCCTTGCGGCGGCGCCTCCGTCAGCCCCAGTCCTGCCTTCACAAACcatttcttcttcctctgccCGCAGCCGCAAGCTATCCACAGTGCCATGTCGCGAATAACGTCGTGCACCCTCACTCCGAAGCCAAGGTCGTCGTCATTCAAAAGGCATGCAGATCGCAGGCTAGCTATGAGATCGTATCCTATGTTATACGCGCTCTGCATGTCGTCGAACCCGTCGATCACGCCCAACCCCAACAAACACAGGATAAGATCATTTTTGGGGATGCAGAAATCCTCCGGCCACAAGGAACAGCACAACAAACAATCTCTCAAGGCATCACTCCGCAGCCTATCGTAGCTAAACTTCAAGGTGTGGAACAAGCTTTCTTCCTTTGCATCCGGATCGACCTCGTCGTGGCGCGCGTCCTGCAGCAGGTCGATGGCATGTCCCCATTCCCTCGGATCTTCCTTATCATACATGGCTCTTCCAACGGTGATGAGAGCGAGGGGCAAGCCGCCCAGCTTTCTGGCTACTTTTCTTGCGAGGGCTTCGACGGCAGGACTAGAGCCGATCGTGTCTTCGCCGACGGTCTCTCGGAAGAGAAGCCAAGCGTCGTCGCCGTCCAGACATTCCACTTTGATGCTGTTCCTCCTGCTTACACCCATCTGGCCGCAGACTTTCAAATATCTCGTTGTCAACACCACCTTTCTTTTATGCTGCTCGCCCACGGCCGAAGGCATCGGGACGCCGACGGCTCCCAGGTCGAGTCGCTCCCACACATCGTCCAGCAGCAACAGAAAGTCTTTTTCGCGCAAAAAGTCTGAGATGATTCTGGCCTGGTCCTGCGCGTTGTTTGTCGTGGGCAAGCCGAGCGTATTCATGATCTCGCTTTGAATCCGTGCTACAGAGCATGCTCTAGACGCTGTGACGAAGATCACGACGTCGAAAGAAGTTTGGCGAGCGAACGAGTTGTTGATGGACTTGAGGAGGTGGGTCTTCCCCACCCCGCCCATGCCCCAGATTCCAACCATCTTCACCGCATCATCGTTGATAAATTCG
Coding sequences:
- the LOC109707477 gene encoding disease resistance protein RPS5-like, encoding MEQCICKVVDVVISPLVSLVTEHLTYLLKAEDNLDELKKVAAELAARRKDVDERIQSGRRTTGGTATNEVSEWLQGADRIVAEAEALHRRYSERTRRLRGCSVEFWSSYAVGKTAAKMIPDARREFDRGVFEQVVIVLAARHDKLEIDNPPAAGREYHYLDQALEFINDDAVKMVGIWGMGGVGKTHLLKSINNSFARQTSFDVVIFVTASRACSVARIQSEIMNTLGLPTTNNAQDQARIISDFLREKDFLLLLDDVWERLDLGAVGVPMPSAVGEQHKRKVVLTTRYLKVCGQMGVSRRNSIKVECLDGDDAWLLFRETVGEDTIGSSPAVEALARKVARKLGGLPLALITVGRAMYDKEDPREWGHAIDLLQDARHDEVDPDAKEESLFHTLKFSYDRLRSDALRDCLLCCSLWPEDFCIPKNDLILCLLGLGVIDGFDDMQSAYNIGYDLIASLRSACLLNDDDLGFGVRVHDVIRDMALWIACGCGQRKKKWFVKAGLGLTEAPPQGTGIVWGETDRVSLMHNRIEAFLDSPGSSSPAALTTLMLQRNQLREISLVASASLAALTYLDLSHNKLNCFPENVCQLTTLRYLNLSFNQIPELPVDLKLLTSLEYLILRESNVQIIPAGVIRELEALQMLDLRGCHSSVDLKYPPSLFEELETLNNLKALGFNVKDANQLNRLDELRRTRIRSLYIFHLEQMTLPLLATPLGSSRIQNSLIDMEIAGSTTIEEIVFDDGHSNRNPCFHNLEKLSFHATPRLNIVLDRLVAREVFPRLCILDFSFCYSMKDVSWIVHLPCLRVLAVRTCTSVMQLISSTQNDDGKGEVAAAPTFPSLKRISLADLPALQCVCDPAYTFPCLEQFEVRMCRKLTKLPFRADTIPKNLKFIRGDKRWWEGIEWEDDVHRSSLKPFFLLR